One Vibrio gallaecicus genomic region harbors:
- the nrdI gene encoding class Ib ribonucleoside-diphosphate reductase assembly flavoprotein NrdI gives MLVYYSSASGNTQRFIEQLKLPAIRLFDGSSGSLPEIAKLQPETTKLQPEITEPFVLVCPTYADGFGQGAVPKVVIQALNQQHIRSLLRGVIASGNRNFGELFAHSGTVIAKKCNVPILYRFELAGTPQDVQAVRQGLTKFWKHNGQSIHS, from the coding sequence ATGCTTGTTTATTACTCAAGCGCTTCAGGTAACACACAACGTTTTATAGAGCAGTTAAAGCTACCCGCTATCCGCTTATTCGATGGCTCAAGTGGCTCACTACCTGAGATCGCCAAGCTACAACCTGAAACCACCAAGCTGCAGCCGGAGATCACCGAGCCTTTTGTTTTAGTCTGCCCGACTTACGCTGATGGCTTTGGTCAAGGTGCCGTCCCAAAGGTTGTAATTCAAGCGCTCAATCAACAACATATTCGGTCTTTACTACGTGGGGTCATTGCATCTGGGAACCGAAATTTCGGTGAACTATTTGCTCATTCAGGCACCGTCATTGCTAAAAAATGCAACGTTCCTATTCTTTACCGATTTGAACTAGCAGGCACACCTCAAGATGTACAAGCGGTACGTCAAGGGCTAACTAAGTTTTGGAAACACAATGGACAATCAATTCACTCATGA
- a CDS encoding alternative oxidase: MSDFELKHKTASKLSEHIAYKITQCLKFLLNIFYGKKYAKRAVILETIAAVPGMVAGMFNHLKALRRMKDDEGWIRELLDEAENERMHLMIFLDIAKPSWVERTLVLFGQAIFIIVYSLIYVLSSKVAHRVVGYFEEEACKSYTEYLSKIDDGEVENVVAPQIAIDYYKLPSSAMLRDVIVKIRDDEAEHRDRNHSFADAYESNNLPKHQY; the protein is encoded by the coding sequence ATGTCAGATTTTGAATTGAAACACAAAACCGCCTCAAAACTTTCTGAGCATATTGCGTATAAAATAACGCAGTGCCTCAAATTTCTTTTAAATATTTTTTATGGAAAAAAATACGCGAAGCGTGCCGTGATTTTGGAAACCATTGCCGCTGTGCCTGGAATGGTGGCTGGGATGTTTAATCATCTAAAAGCTTTACGCCGTATGAAAGATGATGAGGGATGGATCCGTGAATTGCTAGATGAGGCAGAGAATGAGCGAATGCATTTGATGATTTTCTTAGATATTGCTAAGCCTAGCTGGGTTGAACGAACGCTAGTACTGTTTGGTCAGGCTATTTTCATTATTGTATATAGCTTAATTTATGTGCTGTCTTCTAAAGTTGCACACCGCGTCGTGGGTTATTTTGAAGAAGAAGCCTGTAAAAGCTACACAGAATACCTGAGCAAAATTGATGACGGTGAAGTCGAAAACGTAGTCGCCCCACAAATTGCCATCGATTATTACAAGTTGCCATCAAGCGCTATGCTCAGAGATGTGATTGTAAAGATTCGCGACGATGAAGCTGAGCATAGAGATCGAAACCATTCATTTGCCGATGCGTACGAAAGTAACAATTTACCAAAACATCAGTATTAA
- a CDS encoding aminotransferase-like domain-containing protein, with amino-acid sequence MAKYDKLVEQIRNQIQNEIWGVGDKLPSLRKQTEISDMSLMTVLHAYQVLESQGWIVSHARSGYFVAPKIQYSSPKNSDVTMQTAEAIDINDFIFDVLQASRTPRIVDFGSVYPDPKLYPRHQVNKSLMNAASTMPTSSALDNLPPGNKDLRQLIAKRYAAQGINVHPEEIVITAGALEALNLSLQAVTQAGDWVVVESPTFYGALQSLQRLNLRALSVRTHPRDGIDLDSLEKALQSHPVKACWLMVNHQNPLGCTLSSEKKKRLIELLAEYKVYLIEDDVYSELYYSGKKPLPAKAFDQQGMTMHCSSFSKTLVAGFRIGWVAAGKMALPIQKLQLMSTLSASAPIQLAMAKYLSTRNYENHLRQLRRKLEQRKFATWQMLRSYFPSSVNINYSEGGYFLWIELPEHLDATDLYQRALKDNISIAPGKMFSVSKQFNHCFRINSSFECSASEEKAIKRLAELIQNMLDE; translated from the coding sequence TTGGCAAAATATGACAAGCTCGTAGAGCAAATTCGTAATCAAATTCAAAATGAAATTTGGGGAGTGGGTGATAAGCTTCCTTCATTACGAAAACAGACTGAAATCTCCGACATGAGCTTAATGACGGTGCTTCATGCTTATCAGGTACTAGAAAGCCAAGGGTGGATCGTTTCTCATGCCCGATCTGGATACTTTGTGGCACCGAAAATCCAATACTCGAGCCCAAAAAATTCAGATGTAACAATGCAGACCGCTGAAGCTATCGATATTAATGATTTTATTTTTGATGTTTTGCAAGCGAGTCGGACACCGCGTATCGTCGATTTTGGCTCTGTTTATCCAGATCCGAAGCTGTACCCTCGACATCAAGTAAACAAATCTCTTATGAACGCCGCGAGTACTATGCCAACCTCAAGTGCCTTGGATAATCTGCCTCCAGGGAATAAAGATTTGCGCCAACTCATAGCCAAACGTTATGCGGCACAAGGAATAAACGTACATCCGGAAGAGATCGTAATTACGGCGGGTGCACTAGAGGCGTTGAATTTGAGCCTTCAAGCGGTAACACAAGCTGGTGACTGGGTTGTGGTGGAATCTCCTACGTTTTACGGCGCGTTACAGTCTCTGCAAAGGCTTAATTTGCGTGCGTTATCTGTCAGGACCCATCCTCGAGATGGAATTGATCTTGATTCACTTGAAAAGGCGCTTCAATCTCATCCAGTAAAAGCGTGTTGGTTGATGGTAAATCATCAAAACCCGTTGGGTTGTACTCTCTCGAGTGAGAAAAAGAAGCGTTTGATTGAGTTATTGGCAGAGTACAAGGTCTACCTGATTGAAGATGATGTATATAGTGAGCTTTATTATAGTGGTAAAAAGCCTTTACCAGCCAAAGCATTTGATCAGCAAGGTATGACGATGCATTGCTCATCTTTTTCTAAAACTCTGGTCGCTGGTTTTCGAATTGGTTGGGTGGCGGCAGGGAAAATGGCTCTGCCTATTCAAAAGCTTCAACTGATGAGCACATTGTCTGCCAGTGCTCCTATTCAACTTGCCATGGCTAAATATCTATCGACTCGCAATTATGAAAATCATTTACGTCAATTGCGGAGAAAACTGGAACAACGTAAATTCGCAACTTGGCAGATGCTACGTTCTTATTTTCCTTCTAGTGTGAATATAAACTACTCTGAAGGTGGTTATTTTTTATGGATTGAATTGCCTGAGCATTTAGACGCGACGGATTTATACCAGCGAGCCTTGAAAGATAATATTAGTATTGCGCCTGGGAAAATGTTCTCTGTAAGTAAGCAGTTTAACCATTGTTTTCGGATAAATTCATCATTTGAGTGCTCAGCTTCGGAAGAAAAAGCGATAAAACGGTTAGCCGAGTTAATTCAAAATATGTTGGATGAATAA
- the nrdE gene encoding class 1b ribonucleoside-diphosphate reductase subunit alpha, whose translation MDNQFTHETLDYHALNAMLNLLDERGKIQFESDQQAARQFFLQHVNQNTVFFHNLDEKLDYLINEGYYEPEVMKQYRSEFIHDIWKQAYQVKFRFRTFLGAYKFFTSYALKTRDGKRYLERFEDRVVMTALTLAQGDEEFAHQLMVEIIQQRFQPATPTFINSGKKSRGELISCFLLRIEDNMESIGRAINSSLQLSRRGGGVALLLSNLREQGAPIKGILNQSSGVVPVMKLLEDSFSYANQLGARQGAGAVYLNVHHPDIMQFLDTKRENADEKIRIKTLSLGVVIPDITLELAKQNKDMYLFSPHDVERVYGRPFSEISVTEKYTEMVDDSRIRKSKISARSLFQTLAEIQFESGYPYIMFEDTVNNANPIEGRINMSNLCSEILQVNDASSFNDDLSYAHLGRDISCNLGSINIAKALDGGDLAQTVDVSIRALNAVSEMSAIDSVPSIRKGNDESHAIGLGQMNLHGFLAREGIQYDSKEAIDFTNVYFATVLFHCLTASNRLAQQKEATFHGFENSTYASGVFFDDYLETEYRPCTAKVTELLNKLNLPLPNLDDWATLKAQVMEHGLYNRNLQAIPPTGSISYINDSTASIHPITAKVEIRKEGKIGRVYFPAPYLNNDNLEYYQDAYEVGPKAIIDVYAAATRHVDQGLSLTLFFNDNVTTRDINKAQIYAWKKKIKTLYYIRMRQKALDGTQVDGCVSCTL comes from the coding sequence ATGGACAATCAATTCACTCATGAGACGCTGGATTATCATGCGCTCAATGCCATGCTTAACCTTTTGGACGAGCGAGGTAAGATTCAATTTGAATCCGACCAACAGGCTGCTCGCCAATTTTTCCTGCAACACGTCAACCAAAATACGGTTTTCTTCCACAACTTAGATGAAAAACTTGATTACCTAATTAACGAAGGTTATTACGAGCCAGAGGTGATGAAGCAGTACCGCTCGGAATTCATTCACGATATTTGGAAGCAGGCATACCAAGTTAAATTTCGTTTCCGAACTTTCCTTGGTGCTTACAAATTCTTTACTTCATACGCACTAAAAACTCGTGATGGAAAACGCTACTTAGAGCGCTTCGAAGACCGAGTAGTAATGACCGCACTAACATTAGCGCAGGGCGATGAAGAGTTTGCCCACCAGCTCATGGTCGAAATCATCCAGCAAAGATTCCAACCCGCAACTCCTACTTTTATTAACTCAGGGAAGAAAAGTAGAGGGGAGTTAATTTCATGTTTCTTGCTTCGTATTGAAGACAACATGGAAAGCATCGGCAGGGCGATCAATTCTTCATTACAGCTGTCTCGCCGAGGCGGAGGCGTTGCTCTATTACTCAGTAACCTTCGAGAACAAGGCGCCCCAATTAAAGGGATTCTGAATCAGAGCTCTGGTGTGGTACCTGTCATGAAGTTGCTTGAAGATAGCTTTTCATATGCCAATCAACTTGGTGCAAGGCAGGGAGCGGGAGCCGTCTACCTCAACGTTCACCACCCAGACATCATGCAATTTCTTGATACTAAGCGAGAAAATGCCGATGAAAAAATCCGCATAAAAACCCTCAGCCTAGGCGTTGTGATCCCAGACATTACGCTTGAGCTCGCTAAGCAAAATAAGGATATGTATCTCTTTTCACCTCATGACGTAGAGAGAGTTTATGGCAGACCTTTTTCTGAAATAAGCGTGACCGAGAAATACACGGAAATGGTCGATGATTCACGAATTCGTAAAAGTAAAATTAGCGCACGAAGCCTATTCCAAACACTTGCCGAAATTCAATTTGAGTCTGGCTATCCATATATCATGTTCGAAGATACGGTCAACAATGCAAATCCGATTGAAGGTCGGATCAACATGTCCAATTTATGTTCAGAGATCCTGCAAGTTAACGATGCATCGAGTTTTAATGATGACCTGAGTTACGCTCACCTTGGTCGAGATATTTCATGCAACTTGGGCTCAATCAATATCGCCAAAGCGCTTGATGGCGGCGACCTTGCCCAAACAGTCGATGTGTCAATCAGAGCACTCAACGCCGTGTCAGAAATGAGTGCCATTGATAGCGTGCCTTCTATCCGTAAAGGCAACGACGAGAGCCATGCTATAGGGCTGGGGCAGATGAACCTTCATGGCTTTCTTGCCCGAGAAGGTATTCAGTATGACAGTAAAGAAGCCATTGATTTCACAAACGTTTATTTTGCAACCGTACTATTCCATTGCCTCACAGCGTCTAATCGATTGGCTCAACAGAAAGAAGCGACCTTTCACGGGTTCGAAAACTCTACTTATGCGAGCGGCGTCTTTTTCGATGACTACTTAGAAACTGAATATCGACCATGCACAGCAAAAGTCACGGAATTACTGAACAAGCTGAATTTGCCTCTTCCCAACCTAGATGATTGGGCAACTCTGAAGGCGCAAGTAATGGAGCACGGTTTGTACAATCGTAACTTACAAGCTATCCCACCTACTGGTTCCATTAGCTACATCAACGACTCTACTGCCTCCATTCATCCTATTACGGCAAAAGTTGAAATACGCAAAGAAGGCAAGATAGGTCGAGTGTATTTTCCTGCACCTTACTTAAATAACGATAACCTTGAATATTATCAAGATGCCTATGAGGTCGGACCAAAAGCCATTATCGATGTCTATGCGGCGGCCACTCGCCATGTCGATCAAGGCTTGTCACTCACCTTGTTTTTTAACGACAACGTCACCACTCGTGACATTAACAAGGCGCAAATATATGCATGGAAGAAGAAAATCAAAACACTTTATTACATTCGTATGCGCCAAAAAGCATTAGATGGAACTCAGGTTGACGGCTGTGTTTCTTGTACGCTTTGA
- a CDS encoding DMT family transporter → MHYLLPFFTVCIWGANAIVNKLAASVIEPSAMSFYRWALAMLILTPFCIRPVIKQWSAIRPNLSKLAFLAFLGMVLNQSLGYYAGLTTTASNMALITSLVPLISVFISVPLLSKSISGLSILGGVMSLAGLAYMLGQGDPLFFLHQEITQGDGLMLIAACVYASYCVLLKRWKMPISNWVVIYTQGMFAVLMLTPLWLTSDQLLPPQQALPLIAYAAVAASVLAPWMWVKSINIIGADSSAMFMNLMPVVAIVLAATWLGEQIQHFHLLGGIMVISGVTLAQIKLTKKRLPNIKEMETPKAPN, encoded by the coding sequence ATGCACTATCTTCTGCCATTTTTTACTGTTTGTATTTGGGGAGCAAATGCCATCGTCAATAAGCTTGCTGCCAGTGTTATTGAACCTAGCGCGATGAGCTTTTACCGCTGGGCGCTTGCCATGCTAATTTTAACGCCTTTTTGTATCCGCCCTGTCATTAAACAATGGTCAGCTATTCGCCCTAACCTATCTAAACTCGCTTTTCTTGCTTTCTTAGGAATGGTCTTAAACCAGTCATTAGGTTACTACGCAGGCTTAACCACCACGGCTTCGAACATGGCTTTAATTACCTCGCTGGTTCCACTAATTAGTGTCTTTATTAGTGTCCCTTTACTCAGTAAATCGATTTCTGGTTTAAGTATTCTTGGCGGTGTAATGTCGTTAGCTGGGTTAGCCTACATGCTAGGTCAAGGTGACCCATTATTCTTCTTACACCAAGAAATCACGCAAGGTGATGGGCTAATGCTGATTGCGGCGTGTGTTTACGCTTCATACTGTGTATTACTCAAACGTTGGAAAATGCCGATCAGTAATTGGGTGGTAATCTATACCCAAGGCATGTTCGCCGTCTTAATGCTGACTCCACTATGGTTAACGAGCGACCAACTATTACCCCCTCAACAAGCTTTACCGCTGATTGCTTATGCTGCCGTGGCCGCGTCTGTTTTGGCCCCTTGGATGTGGGTGAAATCAATCAATATTATCGGGGCCGATTCAAGTGCCATGTTCATGAATTTAATGCCAGTAGTCGCTATTGTGCTTGCTGCAACTTGGCTCGGTGAACAAATTCAGCATTTCCATTTGTTGGGTGGGATCATGGTCATTTCAGGAGTGACTCTGGCTCAAATAAAATTAACTAAAAAGCGCCTGCCTAATATAAAAGAAATGGAAACACCAAAAGCCCCAAATTAG
- the nrdF gene encoding class 1b ribonucleoside-diphosphate reductase subunit beta, which yields MTTITDPQPVRAINWNRLQDDKDLEVWNRLTVNFWLPEKVPLSNDIQTWKQLTQEEQTLTIRVFTGLTLLDTIQNTVGAPALMADARTQHEEAVLTNIAFMEAVHARSYSSVFSTLCTTPQIDEAFRWAEENELLQKKAHIILKDYKADEDPLKKKIASVFLESFLFYSGFYLPMYWSSRAKLTNTADLIRLIIRDEAIHGYYIGYKFQQAFNELSKTEQGRIKDEAFSLIFSLYELEIQYTESLYDELGLTEDVKHFLHYNANKALMNLGFEPLFPDELCQVSPAIMAALSPNADENHDFFSGSGSSYVIGKAVATEDEDWDF from the coding sequence ATGACAACCATTACTGACCCGCAACCAGTCCGAGCCATCAACTGGAACCGATTACAAGACGACAAAGATCTGGAAGTTTGGAATCGACTCACTGTCAATTTCTGGCTTCCAGAAAAGGTACCACTGTCTAACGATATCCAAACATGGAAGCAACTGACTCAAGAAGAGCAAACGCTGACCATACGTGTTTTTACTGGGTTAACTTTACTCGATACCATTCAAAATACTGTTGGGGCTCCTGCCCTCATGGCTGACGCCCGAACGCAACATGAAGAAGCTGTGTTAACCAATATCGCTTTCATGGAAGCCGTTCACGCTAGAAGTTACTCGTCGGTGTTCTCAACCTTGTGCACAACGCCTCAAATTGATGAAGCATTCCGCTGGGCAGAAGAAAATGAGCTGCTTCAGAAGAAAGCTCACATCATTCTTAAAGACTACAAAGCAGATGAAGATCCACTCAAGAAAAAAATCGCGAGCGTCTTTCTAGAAAGCTTTCTGTTTTACTCTGGTTTCTATTTACCAATGTACTGGTCAAGCCGAGCCAAATTAACCAACACTGCCGATCTAATTCGGCTCATCATTCGTGATGAAGCTATTCATGGGTACTACATTGGATACAAGTTCCAACAAGCATTTAACGAGCTCAGTAAAACTGAACAAGGGCGTATAAAAGATGAGGCATTCTCTCTGATTTTTTCGTTATATGAATTAGAGATCCAATACACTGAGTCTTTGTATGATGAGTTAGGGTTAACTGAAGATGTGAAACACTTTCTTCATTACAACGCGAACAAAGCGCTCATGAACCTTGGATTTGAGCCACTTTTCCCCGATGAACTGTGCCAAGTTAGCCCTGCAATTATGGCTGCCCTTTCACCCAACGCTGATGAAAATCACGATTTCTTTTCAGGGTCAGGTTCTTCTTATGTCATAGGTAAGGCTGTCGCAACGGAAGATGAAGACTGGGACTTTTAA
- the nrdH gene encoding glutaredoxin-like protein NrdH yields the protein MDVIVYSKPQCVQCTATVKALSTKGITHKVVDLTQDDSAMTTIQSLGYRQVPVVVAGLKHWSGFRPDMISQIR from the coding sequence ATGGATGTTATCGTTTACTCAAAACCTCAATGTGTTCAATGTACCGCGACAGTAAAAGCACTTAGCACAAAGGGAATTACTCATAAAGTCGTGGATCTCACACAAGATGATTCAGCTATGACGACCATTCAATCCTTAGGTTATAGGCAGGTGCCTGTTGTCGTCGCAGGGCTAAAACACTGGTCTGGATTTCGTCCTGATATGATCAGCCAAATACGCTAA
- the deoC gene encoding deoxyribose-phosphate aldolase produces MSDLKAVALRALTLMDLTTLNDDDTDEKIIELCKNAKTTVGNTAAVCIYPRFIPVAKKQLRLQGTPDIRVVTVTNFPHGNDDIDIAVAETKAALMYGADEVDVTFPYRALIAGNEEVGFEMVKLCKAACGDTPLKVIIESGELKTKELIKKASEISIKAGADIIKTSTGKVPVNATLEAAEVMLSVIKDMGVEKTVGFKASGGVQTAENAKEYLDMVDSIFGSKWADNSMHYRFGASSLLTNLLYTLGEGEKTAKSSY; encoded by the coding sequence ATGAGCGATTTAAAAGCTGTAGCACTGCGTGCACTTACATTAATGGATCTTACTACTTTAAACGATGACGATACTGATGAAAAAATAATCGAGTTGTGTAAGAACGCTAAAACAACTGTAGGTAATACAGCAGCAGTGTGCATTTACCCACGTTTCATTCCTGTTGCAAAAAAACAATTACGTTTACAAGGTACACCGGATATTCGTGTAGTCACTGTCACTAACTTCCCTCATGGCAATGACGATATTGACATTGCTGTTGCCGAAACCAAAGCGGCCCTAATGTACGGCGCTGATGAAGTCGATGTGACATTCCCATACCGAGCTCTGATAGCAGGAAACGAAGAAGTGGGCTTTGAGATGGTTAAGCTATGTAAAGCAGCCTGCGGTGATACCCCACTGAAAGTTATCATTGAATCTGGTGAACTGAAAACTAAAGAACTAATCAAAAAAGCGTCTGAGATTTCAATCAAGGCAGGGGCTGACATCATTAAAACGTCCACAGGTAAAGTACCAGTAAATGCAACCCTCGAAGCTGCCGAAGTTATGTTATCAGTAATCAAAGACATGGGTGTTGAAAAAACGGTAGGTTTCAAGGCATCAGGCGGCGTACAAACGGCTGAAAACGCAAAAGAATATTTAGACATGGTTGATAGTATTTTTGGTAGCAAATGGGCAGATAACAGCATGCACTACCGTTTTGGAGCTTCTAGCTTACTAACAAATCTACTTTATACGCTTGGGGAAGGTGAGAAAACAGCCAAGAGCAGTTACTAA
- a CDS encoding AraC family transcriptional regulator produces the protein MKKTTRNLHPSLSIDKAPSNVFMNFEAFLSNTETRVHSHPWGQVQLISGGILEMEAEGTRFLAPPHLAIWVPAGVTHCSYNRKPLDYCSLNIAHELTRHLPNKASLIKVTPIVSSIIDDFRHREINVAQSKQDQRLVQVLLDQLAEQQVEHHFLPSTDNKYLAPILASIEENPTEDVSLRDWAERVHTTERTLSRHCQSELGMSFTEWRLRVRYLYSMDLLRNGQSVKEVALTLGYNQASPFISMFKKYANQTPEQYKNRLL, from the coding sequence TTGAAAAAAACGACAAGAAACCTTCACCCATCTTTATCGATTGATAAAGCACCATCCAATGTATTCATGAATTTTGAAGCGTTTCTTTCTAACACTGAAACACGAGTACATAGCCATCCTTGGGGGCAAGTGCAGTTGATCAGTGGCGGGATTCTTGAAATGGAAGCGGAAGGAACGCGTTTTTTAGCGCCGCCTCATTTAGCCATTTGGGTTCCCGCTGGAGTGACCCACTGCAGTTATAATCGAAAACCCTTGGATTACTGCTCTTTGAATATCGCCCATGAGCTGACAAGGCATCTTCCTAATAAAGCCAGTCTTATTAAGGTTACGCCAATCGTATCGTCTATTATTGATGATTTTCGTCATCGAGAAATCAATGTCGCCCAAAGTAAGCAAGATCAGCGATTGGTTCAAGTGCTGTTGGATCAGCTTGCCGAACAGCAAGTAGAACACCACTTTTTGCCGTCTACCGATAACAAATACCTTGCGCCTATTTTGGCATCAATAGAAGAGAATCCAACGGAAGATGTATCACTTCGGGATTGGGCTGAACGAGTACATACCACGGAAAGAACCCTATCTCGGCATTGTCAAAGTGAGCTAGGGATGAGCTTTACAGAGTGGCGATTAAGAGTTCGTTATTTGTATTCAATGGACTTATTAAGGAATGGACAATCGGTAAAAGAAGTCGCGCTAACGTTAGGCTATAACCAAGCCAGCCCCTTCATTTCAATGTTCAAAAAATACGCAAATCAAACACCAGAACAGTATAAGAATCGACTGCTGTAA
- a CDS encoding peptide ABC transporter substrate-binding protein, with protein MTLSPLSLIIPSLLGLVVPSVIAADLASNTTLANEQHFVRGNGAEPNTLDPSFVNSGMPGDIIVNDMFEGFVIENSDGQIIPGQAEKWTFSNGGKTVTFTLKDTLKWSNGEPVTASDFVFAWQRAVSPKTGNNTGFVFVTANIDNADEILKGKKQPSELGIKAIDDLTVQITLNKPTPYFMSLMSIKTFFPLPKHLVEEKGDAWTRAENIVTNGAYTLTKWVPNEYVEVERNPTYWDNQSTVINKVTYLGLSSQNAELIRYQSGEIDMTNRVQLEYYQKLRKESPEQIKAQALLGSYIYSFNTNNPPFDNVQVRKALSMAIDREILVDKVTGQGEPQAYGVSPNNIPNYQAPLSTFESLSATQRLTEAKQLLANAGYDKSNPLAFKLTYNTSENHKKIAIAIASMWKPLSVKVELENMEWKAYVAAKGAGDYQVARSWAFGDYPEPSALLEGFTCGHTANESGFCNPKFDELMSQASLTEDQTSRYALYQQAETLLNDAAAVIPLYHYNHTRLVRSTLKGFPRNNPKGNIYAKDLYFIQD; from the coding sequence ATGACTCTTTCTCCCCTATCTTTGATCATCCCATCTCTATTAGGTTTGGTGGTCCCTTCTGTTATCGCGGCTGATTTAGCCTCTAATACCACCCTTGCCAATGAACAACATTTTGTCCGAGGAAATGGTGCAGAGCCGAATACACTAGACCCTAGCTTTGTTAATTCAGGGATGCCGGGAGACATTATCGTTAATGATATGTTTGAAGGTTTCGTGATAGAGAACAGTGATGGCCAAATCATTCCCGGACAAGCTGAAAAATGGACATTCAGCAATGGCGGTAAAACGGTCACTTTTACTCTCAAAGACACCCTAAAGTGGTCAAATGGAGAACCAGTTACAGCATCAGATTTTGTCTTTGCTTGGCAGCGAGCAGTCTCGCCTAAAACCGGAAATAACACAGGGTTTGTTTTTGTCACCGCCAATATTGATAATGCCGATGAGATACTAAAAGGTAAAAAACAGCCGTCTGAACTTGGTATTAAAGCGATTGATGACCTAACCGTTCAAATTACTTTGAACAAGCCAACCCCGTATTTCATGAGTTTGATGAGTATTAAAACCTTCTTCCCTCTTCCGAAACATCTTGTTGAAGAAAAAGGCGATGCTTGGACTCGAGCTGAAAACATCGTAACGAATGGCGCTTACACGTTAACAAAGTGGGTACCTAACGAATATGTAGAAGTCGAACGAAATCCAACATACTGGGACAACCAATCAACGGTTATAAATAAAGTCACTTATTTAGGGCTGTCTTCGCAAAATGCCGAACTGATTCGTTATCAGTCGGGAGAAATCGATATGACAAACCGCGTACAATTGGAGTATTACCAAAAGCTACGTAAAGAAAGCCCTGAACAGATAAAAGCTCAAGCATTACTTGGCTCATATATTTATTCATTCAATACCAATAACCCTCCATTCGATAACGTACAAGTTCGTAAAGCACTGAGCATGGCAATCGACCGCGAAATTTTGGTGGATAAAGTTACGGGGCAAGGCGAACCTCAAGCCTACGGTGTTTCACCAAATAACATTCCTAACTATCAAGCACCACTGTCTACGTTTGAATCGTTAAGTGCGACACAAAGACTCACAGAAGCGAAGCAATTACTTGCCAATGCCGGATACGATAAGAGCAACCCATTAGCCTTTAAATTGACGTATAACACCAGCGAAAACCATAAGAAGATTGCTATCGCGATTGCTTCTATGTGGAAGCCGTTAAGTGTGAAAGTTGAATTAGAAAATATGGAATGGAAAGCCTACGTAGCGGCAAAAGGAGCGGGGGATTATCAAGTGGCACGTTCATGGGCATTTGGTGACTACCCTGAACCTTCTGCTTTGCTAGAAGGCTTTACCTGCGGTCACACTGCGAATGAAAGTGGTTTCTGTAATCCTAAATTTGATGAGCTAATGAGCCAAGCAAGCTTAACGGAAGATCAAACCTCTCGCTATGCCCTGTACCAGCAAGCAGAAACTCTACTGAATGATGCGGCTGCCGTGATCCCTTTATATCATTACAATCATACGCGCTTAGTGCGTAGCACTCTGAAAGGCTTCCCTAGAAATAATCCGAAAGGGAATATTTACGCAAAAGACCTCTATTTCATTCAAGACTAA
- a CDS encoding iron-sulfur cluster assembly accessory protein translates to MSVQNSGSAEISIHEMEWKGIQLTESAVGRITQLSSNGQFFHLSVKPSGCTGFAYCVQLINGPEESDVKFHSRGVDFYIALSALPMIDGTEIDYVRQGLNSNLVYHNPNVKNMCGCGESFGV, encoded by the coding sequence ATGAGCGTCCAAAATTCTGGTTCAGCAGAAATTTCTATCCATGAAATGGAGTGGAAAGGCATACAGCTAACTGAGTCGGCGGTTGGCAGAATTACTCAGTTATCTTCAAATGGTCAGTTTTTTCACCTAAGCGTAAAGCCGTCTGGCTGTACTGGTTTTGCCTATTGCGTACAACTGATTAATGGACCCGAAGAGTCCGATGTTAAGTTTCATTCAAGAGGCGTCGATTTCTATATTGCGCTAAGCGCACTGCCTATGATTGATGGAACGGAAATCGATTATGTTCGACAAGGGTTGAACAGCAATTTGGTCTACCACAACCCCAACGTTAAGAATATGTGTGGTTGTGGTGAAAGCTTCGGAGTTTAA